A genomic window from Xenorhabdus cabanillasii includes:
- a CDS encoding glycoside hydrolase family 1 protein encodes MKQFPTHFLWGGAVAANQVEGAYLTDGKGLSTSDVQPQGIMGPVTEREGDNTQYLKDIAIDFYHRYPEDIALFAEMGFTCLRTSIAWSRIFPQGDETQPNEAGLAFYDKLFDEMAKHGIKPLITLSHYEMPWALVRKYGGWGNRKLIDFFEYYARTVFTRYQKKVKLWLTFNEINMSLHVPLTGVGLPRNSTQSEIYQAIHHQLVASARAVKLCHQIIPDAKIGNMLLGDLMYPLTCKPDDVLATLQQNQKWLFFGDLQCRGAYPGYMLRYFRENGIEVTITEQDKQEMHNTVDFISFSYYMSGCASGDESEYQKKQGNILNMIPNPHLPSSEWGWQIDPVGLRILLNLLWDRYQKPLFIVENGLGAKDTVEADGSIQDDYRIRYLNDHLVQVREAIEDGVEVMGYTSWGPIDLVSASKGEISKRYGYIYVDQNEQGTGTLERRRKKSFYWYKQVIETHGDSLNLS; translated from the coding sequence ATGAAACAGTTCCCAACACATTTTCTATGGGGTGGTGCAGTTGCTGCCAATCAGGTTGAAGGGGCTTACTTAACCGATGGAAAAGGGCTTTCAACATCCGATGTTCAACCACAGGGTATTATGGGACCTGTCACTGAGCGAGAGGGTGATAACACACAGTATCTTAAAGATATTGCTATCGATTTTTATCATCGTTATCCCGAAGATATCGCATTGTTTGCTGAAATGGGGTTTACCTGTTTGCGTACGTCCATTGCATGGAGCCGGATTTTTCCTCAAGGCGACGAAACGCAGCCTAACGAAGCAGGGCTGGCATTCTATGACAAGTTATTCGATGAAATGGCGAAACATGGGATTAAGCCATTGATCACGTTGTCCCACTATGAAATGCCGTGGGCATTGGTCAGAAAATACGGTGGATGGGGTAATCGCAAGCTGATCGATTTTTTTGAGTACTACGCCCGCACGGTTTTCACTCGTTATCAGAAAAAAGTAAAATTGTGGCTGACATTCAATGAAATCAATATGTCACTGCATGTACCGCTAACAGGAGTCGGATTACCTAGAAACAGCACACAATCAGAGATCTATCAGGCCATCCACCACCAATTAGTAGCCAGTGCCCGTGCGGTGAAACTGTGCCATCAGATTATCCCTGATGCCAAAATTGGCAATATGTTATTGGGTGATCTGATGTATCCATTGACGTGTAAACCGGATGATGTACTGGCAACTCTCCAGCAAAATCAGAAGTGGCTGTTTTTCGGTGACTTACAGTGTCGTGGTGCTTATCCCGGCTATATGCTGCGCTATTTCCGCGAAAATGGCATTGAGGTAACGATAACTGAACAAGATAAGCAGGAAATGCACAATACGGTTGATTTCATCTCATTCAGTTATTACATGAGTGGCTGTGCGTCAGGGGATGAATCTGAATATCAGAAAAAACAGGGTAATATCCTGAATATGATCCCGAACCCACATCTGCCCAGTTCAGAGTGGGGTTGGCAGATAGATCCGGTCGGTTTGCGTATTTTACTCAATTTATTGTGGGATCGTTATCAGAAGCCACTGTTTATTGTTGAGAATGGCTTGGGAGCCAAAGATACCGTGGAAGCTGATGGCAGTATTCAGGATGATTATCGCATTCGTTATCTTAATGACCACCTTGTGCAGGTCAGGGAGGCAATTGAAGATGGGGTGGAGGTTATGGGATACACCAGCTGGGGGCCGATTGATCTGGTCAGTGCTTCAAAAGGCGAGATTTCCAAGCGGTACGGGTACATCTATGTTGACCAGAATGAACAGGGAACAGGAACACTGGAACGACGCCGTAAGAAAAGCTTCTATTGGTACAAGCAGGTGATTGAAACTCATGGTGACAGTCTGAATTTGAGTTAG
- the mog gene encoding molybdopterin adenylyltransferase, with protein sequence MDVLRIGLVSVSDRASSGIYQDKGLPALEEWLGKAVTTPFSIETRLIRDEQILIEQTLCELVDELGCHLVLTTGGTGPARRDVTPDATLAIADREMPGFGEQMRQISLQFVPTAILSRQVGVIRNQALILNLPGQPKAIAETLEGLKDDSGKVLVPGIFASVPYCIQLLDGPYIETDETIVAAFRPKSARR encoded by the coding sequence ATGGATGTATTACGCATTGGCCTCGTATCTGTTTCTGATCGTGCTTCAAGCGGTATTTATCAGGACAAGGGCCTGCCTGCACTGGAAGAATGGCTAGGGAAAGCGGTAACCACTCCTTTCAGTATCGAAACCCGACTGATCCGCGATGAGCAAATCCTGATTGAGCAGACTCTGTGTGAATTAGTCGATGAATTGGGCTGCCATCTGGTACTGACTACCGGAGGAACAGGCCCTGCCCGCCGTGATGTGACACCAGATGCAACATTAGCAATTGCTGATCGTGAAATGCCCGGATTTGGCGAGCAGATGCGTCAAATCAGTCTGCAATTTGTGCCAACAGCGATTTTGTCTCGTCAGGTCGGTGTGATCCGCAACCAGGCGTTGATCCTTAACCTGCCCGGACAACCAAAAGCCATTGCAGAAACGCTGGAGGGGTTGAAAGATGACAGCGGCAAGGTTTTAGTACCGGGGATTTTTGCTAGTGTGCCCTATTGTATTCAACTGTTGGATGGCCCTTATATCGAAACTGATGAAACCATTGTGGCCGCTTTCAGACCCAAAAGTGCCCGCCGTTAA